In Anaerolineae bacterium, the sequence GCTGGCCAGCAACCACGGCCGGCCAGCGAGCAGGCGAGGAACAGAGGCGATGCAGCATCCGATAGCGCCCAGACTGGCTCTGATAGGCATCTCTGGTCGCTTGCCATAGGACTTTGAGAAAGCCCTGCCCATGCCCTTGTGCCCTTGACATGCCTGCGGCTGAGTGCTAGACTTGGCACTCGATGGGTCGGAGTGCTAGGGTGTCTAGCGCGCAAATACATCTGCCGGGGCTAACGTCGCGGCAGAAGCTGGTCCTGCGCCTGGTGGTGCGGGAGTATACCCGTTCGGCAACTCCGGTCAGCTCCAAGGTGTTGGTGGATCAGTACGGGCTGAAAGTCAGCTCGGCGACCATCAGGAACGAACTGGCGCGGCTGGAGGAATTGGGGCTGCTCACGCACCCTCATACTTCCGCCGGGCGGGTGCCCACCGATGCCGGCTACCGGTACTTCATCGAGTACCTCATGCCGGAGCGGGAGCTACCCCTCACCGAGCGGCGCAGAATCAGCCATCAGTTCCACCAGTTGGGCCTCGAGTTGGACCAGTGGCTCCAGCTTTCTGCTGCCATACTGGCCGACACCGTCCGCAATGCGGCTGTGGTCACCGCACCCAGGGGGCCTCAGGTGCGCTTCAAGCACCTGGAGCTCATCTCGACCTACGGCAACTCCGTGTTGCTGGTGTTGGTACTGCAGAACGGCGTCGTCAGGCAGCACGGTCTGGTGACGCGCCAGCCCGTGTCTCAGGAGGCGCTCAGTCAGGTTTCCGATCGGTTGTCGGCTCTCTGCCGGGGCCTCCAGGCCCATGAGATCGAATCGCTCACGGACGAGCTCACGGCCTTCGATCGGGAGGTGCTCCAACTGGTTGCCGCCTGCATGCGCGATCTGGATCGGGCTGCCAGCGTGGAGGCCTACCGAGAGGGCTTGCGACACCTACTGAGCCAGCCCGAGTTCGCCGACAGCACGGCGGTGAGCCGGGCTATGAGCCTTCTGGAGAGCGACTGGCTGGCCGCCAGCATCCTTCCGCAGGTGACTGCCACCAACGGCGTGACCGTTCTGCTGGGCCATGGCGGCGAGGGCGCGAACGTGGGCGAGTACGGTCTGGTATTGTCGCGGTATGGGGTACAGCAGGAACTGGTGGGAGCGTTGGGCGTCCTGGGCCCCGTACGCATGAACTACGAGACTGTCATCCCAGCGGTCCGCTACATGGCATCACTGCTGAGCGAGCTGATTTGGGGTCTCTTCGGCCCCGGCGAAGTAGATGGGCTCGATCTCGAAGGTAAGGCGGGCCAGGGCAAAGGGGAGGTTGCCAGTAATGGTTAGTGACGCTGATCAGGAAAGCCTCGGGGCGGCGGAGATGGACGCTCCTGCCACCGAGGAGCGCGTGTGCCAGTTGGAGCAGAGAATTGGCGAGTTGGAGGCCAGCCTAGCCGAGGCAGAGCGGCAGGCGAAGGAGTACCTGGACGGCTGGCAGAGAGAGCGAGCCTCCTTCGCCAACTACCGCCGGAGGATCGAAGAGGAACGCACCTCCATCTCCCAGGCGGCACTGGAGGATTTCATCTGCCAGTTTCTGCCCCTCCTGGACGACCTGGAGCGCGCCTGCGGCGACATCCCGGAGGAGCTTGCAGGGCATCCCTGGGTCGAGGGCGTGCGCATGGTGGAGCGAAAGTTCCGCCAGTTGCTGGAGAGCCTTGGGGTAGAAGAGATCGAAGCTGAGGGCTGCAAGTTCGATCCCGAGGTACACGAGGCCATCACCCACGAGGAGGCGGAGGGCTTTGCCGAAGGCGACGTTATCGGTCAGGTGTTGAAGGGATATCGCCTGGGCGATCGCATACTTCGTTGCAGTGTGGTTCGGGTGGCAAAATCCAGTTAGCAGGCGCTCGGGCGCAGCTGCCACCGCGCTCGAGCGGAGCAGTACGACACGAAGTGAGACCAATTAGGTAAGGAGACTGAGTATGGCTAGGATCATCGGAATTGACCTGGGCACCACCAACTCGGTGGGCGCCGTCATGGAGGGCGGAGAGCCCACCATTGTGCCCAGTGCCGAGGGGGGACGGCTGTTTCCCTCGGTGGTGGCCATTAACCCCAAGACTGACGAACGCCTGGTAGGCCAGTCGGCCCGTCGCCAGGCGGTCACCAACCCGGAGAACACCATCTACTCCATCAAGAGATTCATGGGCCGCAAGTACAGCGACCCCGTGGTGCAGCAGGCCATCAAACGCCTGCCCTACCGCGTCGCGCAGGCTCCCAACGGCGATGTGCGCGTGGTGATGGGCGGGAGGGAGTACTCGCCGCCGGAGATCTCGGCCATGATCCTGCAGAAGATCAGGGCCGACGCCGAGGCCTACCTGGGCGAGTCCATCACTCAGGCCGTCATCACGGTGCCGGCCTACTTCGATGATGCCCAGCGCCAGGCAACCAAGGACGCCGGGCAGATCGCCGGCCTCGAGGTGCTCCGCATCATCAACGAGCCCACCGCAGCCGCATTGGCCTACGGGCTCGACAAGAAGAAGGACGAGAGAATCGCTGTCTACGACCTAGGTGGGGGCACTTTCGACATCTCCATACTGGATGTCGGCGATGGCGTGTTCGAAGTCAAGTCCACCAACGGCGATACCTTCCTGGGCGGAGACGACTTCGACCAGCGGGTAATCGATTGGGTGGCGGACGAGTTCAAGCGAGAGAACGGCATAGACCTCCGCCAGGATAGGCTGGCCCTGCAGCGCCTCAAGGAGGCTGCCGAAAGGGCCAAGATTGAGCTGTCCTCAGTCATGCAGACTGAGATCAACCTGCCCTTCATCACCGCTGACGCCTCCGGGCCCAAACACCTGCAGATGACCTTGACCCGGGCCAAGCTGGAATCTCTGGTAGCGGACCTCATCCAACGAACCATAGAGCCCTGCCGGCTGGCCCTAAAGGATGCCGGCTACACCGTTGATCAGATAGACGAGATCGTCCTCGTCGGTGGGCAGACCCGAATGCCCGCGGTACAGGAAGCCGTGCGCAAGTTCTTCGGCAAGGAACCCCACAAGGGCGTCAACCCCGATGAGGTCGTCGCCGTGGGGGCTGCCATCCAGGCAGGCGTGCTGGGTGGTGAGGTCAAGGACGTATTGCTTCTGGACGTCACTCCCCTCACTCTCAGCATCGAGACGCTTGGCGGTGTGGCCACGCCCATCATAGAGCGGAACACCACCATTCCCGTCCGCAAGAGCCAGGTGTTCAGCACCGCCTCCGACGGCCAGACTCAGGTGGAGATCCACGTGGTCCAGGGCGAGCGACCCATGGCTGCCGACAACAAGACGCTAGGCCGGTTCATACTGGACGGCATTCCCCCTGCGCCCCGAGGCGTGCCTCAGATCGAGGTCACCTTCGACATAGATGCTGACGGCATCCTGGGAGTCTCCGCCAAGGATAAGGCCACCGGTCGGGAGCAGAAGATCACCATCAAGCCTTCGAGTGGCCTGACCAAGGAAGAGATAGATCGTATGGTTCGCGAGGCCCAGGCACATCAGGCCGAGGACCAGCGACAGCGAGAGCGCATCGAGGCCCGCAACATGGCCGACTCGCTGATCTACTCGGCGGAGAAGAGCCTGCGCGACCTGGGCGACAAGGTTCCTGCGGACGTGCGGCAGGACGTAGAGAGGAAGGTGGAGCAGCTTCGCTCCGTCATGCAGGGGGAAGACACCCAGGCGATCCGGAACCGTACGAACGAGCTTTCCCAGGCCATGCAGCGCATCGGTGCCGCCATGTACGAGCAGTCTCCGACGGGCCAGGCCGAGCGCGGCCCTGACGGCGGCCGGCAGGGAGCCGGCCAGCCGGACGAAGACGTGGTCGAGGGCGACTTCACGGAAGCCTAGATTGGATCGCGGGAGAGGAGGCGGGTATACTGAACCCGCCTCCTTTTCATGCAGTGGAGTATGGCAGACACCAGGGACTACTACGAGGTGCTCGGGGTCCCGCGCAACGCCGATCCCGAAGATATACGCCGCGCGTACCGCCGCCTGGCGAGAGAGTATCACCCGGACGTAAACCGGTCCCCCGAGGCAGCGGAGACGTTCAAGGCCGTCAACGAAGCCTACCACGTCCTCAGCGACCCTGAGCGGCGCCGTGCCTACGACCGCTTCGGGCAGGCGGGCCTATCGGGGATGAACGGGTTCGAGGGCTTCAACGGGTTCGGTGGCCTGGGCGACATCTTCGAAGACCTGTTCGGCTTCGGCATGCGCACCTCGGCCCAGGCCCGGCGTGCCCCTCAGCGGGGTACCGACCTGCATTACTCCCTTCACCTCTCTTTCCGTGACGCCGTGTTCGGCACCACACAGGAGCTCGAGGTAACGCGGCTCGAACCGTGTGACCGTTGCGGGGGTACTGGCGCTGAGCCAGGCACATCGCCCACCCGCTGTCCTACCTGCAATGGCACCGGTGAAGTGCGGCGGGTGCAGCAGACGGTCCTAGGGTCCTTCGTCAACGTCAGCACCTGCCCCAGCTGTGGAGGCCGGGGCGAGGTGGTCACCACGCGCTGCTCCCAGTGCGTCGGCGAGATGCAGATCCGGCGCACGCGCACTATACAGGTCAAGGTGCCGCCCGGAGTCAGTGACGGCACCCGCATACGCCTATCTGGCGAGGGAAACGTGGGCCTGAACGGCGGCCCCCCAGGCAACCTGTACGTCACCCTTCAGGTGGAGGAAGATGCTCAGTTCCAGCGACAGGGAGATGACCTGATCCTGGAGTGGCCCATAAACGTGGCTCAAGCGGCGCTCGGAGCCACCGTGGAGGTGCCCACGCTGGAGGGTGAGGAGAGGCTCCGAGTGCCTCCTGGCACGCAGAGCGGCCGCGTCTTTCGGCTGCGGGGCAAGGGTGTCCCTCATCTGCAGCGCCCGGGGCGGGGTGATCAGGTAGTAATAATACGGGTGCTAACGCCTACCAATCTGAACCCCAGACAGCGCAAGTTGATGGAGGAGCTGGCCGAGAGCCTGGGCGAGAACAACATAGCCAAGGATGAGCCCAGCTTCGTGGAGCGCATGAAGGGCGTACTCGGCCTCTAACGGCCAGCCGCGCCAGGAGACCGGCCGTGAAGTGGGTGGAAGTCAGTGTGGCAGTGGGCGGAGAAGCCGCCGAAGCTGTCTCTGCCTTTCTCTCCCGCTACGGTGCGGTGGCCGTAGAAGAGGTTCGTGCTGGCCCCAGCAATGGGTCCTCTCACGAGCCAGCTGTGACGGTGCGCTGTTACCTCGAGGCCCGTCGGGCGTCCAAGCACCGGCGCGCCATCGAAGAAGGTCTGTGGCACCTTTCCCAACTGCTTCCTGTGTCCTCACCCGCCTTCCGCTGCCTCACCGAGCGCGACTGGACTGACGCGTGGAAGGACCACTTCCCCGTCCTCCATGTGGGGGAGCGTATTGTCATCGTCCCCACCTGGCGCCAGTATCAACCCCGCCAGGGAGAGGTCGTGGTGGCCGTGGACCCTGGACTGGCCTTCGGCACCGGCCTGCACCCAAGTACTCAGCTCTGCCTCTCGGCTCTGGAGAACTACCTGCGCCCGGGCGACCGGGTGCTAGACGTGGGCACGGGCACCGGCATTCTGGCCATAGCGGCAGCCAAACTCGGTGCTGGCAGGGTCGAAGCGATGGATGTGGAGCCAGCCGCCGTCCAGGCAGCCACTGACAACGTCCGCATCAACGGAGTGGGGGATCGAGTGAGCGTATCCCTGGCCTCGGTGATCCCGGTCGAGGCCCACGATGGTCCCGACCCCTCCATCTACCGGAACGGGCCGCACGACCTGGTCCTGGTGAACATCATCGCCGAGGTCATCGCCGAGATGGCACCGGTGCTTCTCGGGCTCACCCGCCCGGGAGGCATCATCATCGCTTCCGGGATCATACTGGAACGCGAGCACTTGGTCCTAGAAGCCTTCACCGGCAAGGCCACGGTCACAATGCGGAGCCAGGACGGAGA encodes:
- the hrcA gene encoding heat-inducible transcription repressor HrcA → MSSAQIHLPGLTSRQKLVLRLVVREYTRSATPVSSKVLVDQYGLKVSSATIRNELARLEELGLLTHPHTSAGRVPTDAGYRYFIEYLMPERELPLTERRRISHQFHQLGLELDQWLQLSAAILADTVRNAAVVTAPRGPQVRFKHLELISTYGNSVLLVLVLQNGVVRQHGLVTRQPVSQEALSQVSDRLSALCRGLQAHEIESLTDELTAFDREVLQLVAACMRDLDRAASVEAYREGLRHLLSQPEFADSTAVSRAMSLLESDWLAASILPQVTATNGVTVLLGHGGEGANVGEYGLVLSRYGVQQELVGALGVLGPVRMNYETVIPAVRYMASLLSELIWGLFGPGEVDGLDLEGKAGQGKGEVASNG
- a CDS encoding nucleotide exchange factor GrpE, coding for MVSDADQESLGAAEMDAPATEERVCQLEQRIGELEASLAEAERQAKEYLDGWQRERASFANYRRRIEEERTSISQAALEDFICQFLPLLDDLERACGDIPEELAGHPWVEGVRMVERKFRQLLESLGVEEIEAEGCKFDPEVHEAITHEEAEGFAEGDVIGQVLKGYRLGDRILRCSVVRVAKSS
- the dnaK gene encoding molecular chaperone DnaK, with protein sequence MARIIGIDLGTTNSVGAVMEGGEPTIVPSAEGGRLFPSVVAINPKTDERLVGQSARRQAVTNPENTIYSIKRFMGRKYSDPVVQQAIKRLPYRVAQAPNGDVRVVMGGREYSPPEISAMILQKIRADAEAYLGESITQAVITVPAYFDDAQRQATKDAGQIAGLEVLRIINEPTAAALAYGLDKKKDERIAVYDLGGGTFDISILDVGDGVFEVKSTNGDTFLGGDDFDQRVIDWVADEFKRENGIDLRQDRLALQRLKEAAERAKIELSSVMQTEINLPFITADASGPKHLQMTLTRAKLESLVADLIQRTIEPCRLALKDAGYTVDQIDEIVLVGGQTRMPAVQEAVRKFFGKEPHKGVNPDEVVAVGAAIQAGVLGGEVKDVLLLDVTPLTLSIETLGGVATPIIERNTTIPVRKSQVFSTASDGQTQVEIHVVQGERPMAADNKTLGRFILDGIPPAPRGVPQIEVTFDIDADGILGVSAKDKATGREQKITIKPSSGLTKEEIDRMVREAQAHQAEDQRQRERIEARNMADSLIYSAEKSLRDLGDKVPADVRQDVERKVEQLRSVMQGEDTQAIRNRTNELSQAMQRIGAAMYEQSPTGQAERGPDGGRQGAGQPDEDVVEGDFTEA
- the dnaJ gene encoding molecular chaperone DnaJ produces the protein MADTRDYYEVLGVPRNADPEDIRRAYRRLAREYHPDVNRSPEAAETFKAVNEAYHVLSDPERRRAYDRFGQAGLSGMNGFEGFNGFGGLGDIFEDLFGFGMRTSAQARRAPQRGTDLHYSLHLSFRDAVFGTTQELEVTRLEPCDRCGGTGAEPGTSPTRCPTCNGTGEVRRVQQTVLGSFVNVSTCPSCGGRGEVVTTRCSQCVGEMQIRRTRTIQVKVPPGVSDGTRIRLSGEGNVGLNGGPPGNLYVTLQVEEDAQFQRQGDDLILEWPINVAQAALGATVEVPTLEGEERLRVPPGTQSGRVFRLRGKGVPHLQRPGRGDQVVIIRVLTPTNLNPRQRKLMEELAESLGENNIAKDEPSFVERMKGVLGL
- the prmA gene encoding 50S ribosomal protein L11 methyltransferase yields the protein MKWVEVSVAVGGEAAEAVSAFLSRYGAVAVEEVRAGPSNGSSHEPAVTVRCYLEARRASKHRRAIEEGLWHLSQLLPVSSPAFRCLTERDWTDAWKDHFPVLHVGERIVIVPTWRQYQPRQGEVVVAVDPGLAFGTGLHPSTQLCLSALENYLRPGDRVLDVGTGTGILAIAAAKLGAGRVEAMDVEPAAVQAATDNVRINGVGDRVSVSLASVIPVEAHDGPDPSIYRNGPHDLVLVNIIAEVIAEMAPVLLGLTRPGGIIIASGIILEREHLVLEAFTGKATVTMRSQDGDWVALTLRVPAG